One part of the Thermodesulfobacterium commune DSM 2178 genome encodes these proteins:
- a CDS encoding 4Fe-4S binding protein, with translation MPLKYFIKRHNLYSTPFYVSTKQLGAKVIRGGRVSAVDVKPDGKLRVRAYDNDLCSPVEVDVDMVVLATAIEPGPDTEKLGRLFSASCGREGFIREVHTKLYPVDTASKGVFVCGCVQGPKDIPDSVSQAKAAAASAAATVIPGKIKFEAIAAEVIRDKCSSCGVCVQLCPYNAIVLEEYNGVYKAKVEPALCAGCGTCAAACPSKAIIFHGFSTEQVLAQIEAIVEDYPNL, from the coding sequence ATGCCTCTAAAATATTTTATTAAAAGACACAATTTATATTCTACTCCCTTTTATGTTTCTACCAAACAACTTGGAGCCAAGGTAATAAGGGGAGGAAGGGTTTCAGCGGTAGATGTAAAACCTGATGGTAAGTTAAGGGTCAGGGCATATGACAACGACCTTTGCAGTCCGGTAGAGGTGGATGTAGACATGGTGGTTTTGGCAACAGCAATTGAGCCAGGTCCAGACACAGAGAAACTTGGAAGGCTTTTTAGTGCAAGTTGTGGTAGGGAAGGATTTATCAGAGAAGTTCACACCAAACTTTATCCAGTAGATACCGCTTCTAAAGGTGTTTTTGTCTGCGGTTGTGTACAGGGACCTAAGGACATTCCTGATTCTGTTTCTCAAGCTAAAGCAGCAGCTGCTTCAGCAGCCGCAACCGTTATCCCAGGGAAGATTAAGTTTGAGGCTATAGCTGCCGAGGTGATAAGGGATAAGTGTAGTAGTTGTGGGGTATGTGTACAGCTTTGTCCATATAACGCGATAGTGCTTGAGGAGTATAACGGGGTTTATAAGGCCAAGGTTGAGCCAGCCCTTTGTGCTGGATGTGGAACCTGTGCAGCAGCTTGTCCTTCTAAGGCTATCATCTTTCATGGATTCTCTACCGAACAAGTGCTTGCGCAAATAGAGGCCATAGTGGAAGACTATCCAAATCTATAA
- a CDS encoding IS256 family transposase, protein MENLDLDLEKVLSEISKIESKEGIKMAAALLLNALMKKEREIFLRDSIDNKANGYYERQLACFLGNLGISVPRDRKSEFRPAILPPEWQKADESFQDFILNLVLQSYSPNKIKALLQSMKLPYSPEQIEEIKEELYNQAKELKTKELPENLFAMFIDAYHTQIKDTEANRIRKAVIYNIIGIDMEGRKNLLSYYIYFGSETKEDWLQILNDLIKRGVKRVMVIVSDDFPGLTQAIKALFPETDHQLCFVHMQRNINRNMSKQDAKKFYEELSIIKRIEEYERALNRFEELCKSYEKKYPAYIKGLLKKKEHYFVYKKYPEGVRRYIYTTNVVENINSRIELIRVNTGGYFQSIKTAEVAIYITVSRIQKTRWQKPLPLIKSALYELRQMFVKRFYKETQFS, encoded by the coding sequence ATGGAAAACTTAGACTTAGATTTAGAAAAAGTTTTAAGTGAAATCTCAAAAATTGAATCAAAAGAGGGTATCAAAATGGCTGCTGCACTCCTCTTAAACGCTCTCATGAAAAAAGAAAGAGAAATATTCCTTAGAGATAGTATTGATAATAAAGCTAATGGTTACTATGAAAGACAACTTGCCTGTTTCTTAGGTAACCTTGGTATCTCTGTCCCAAGAGATAGAAAATCTGAATTCAGACCTGCTATTCTTCCTCCTGAATGGCAAAAAGCTGATGAATCCTTCCAGGACTTTATCCTTAACCTCGTTCTCCAAAGCTACTCCCCCAATAAAATCAAAGCCCTCTTGCAATCTATGAAACTCCCCTACTCCCCAGAACAAATAGAAGAAATTAAAGAAGAATTGTATAACCAAGCCAAAGAATTAAAAACCAAAGAATTGCCAGAAAATTTGTTTGCTATGTTTATAGACGCTTATCATACTCAGATAAAAGATACCGAAGCCAACAGAATCAGAAAAGCAGTTATTTATAATATCATCGGGATAGATATGGAGGGAAGAAAAAATTTACTTTCTTATTACATTTATTTTGGTTCAGAGACGAAGGAGGACTGGCTCCAGATACTTAATGATTTGATAAAGAGGGGAGTTAAGAGGGTTATGGTAATAGTGAGTGATGATTTTCCTGGCCTTACTCAAGCCATAAAAGCCCTCTTTCCTGAGACAGATCATCAGCTTTGTTTTGTACACATGCAAAGGAACATCAACAGGAACATGTCTAAGCAGGATGCTAAAAAATTTTATGAGGAGTTAAGCATTATAAAGAGGATAGAGGAGTATGAGAGGGCCTTAAATAGATTTGAGGAATTATGTAAGAGTTATGAGAAGAAGTATCCAGCTTATATAAAGGGACTTTTGAAAAAGAAGGAGCATTATTTTGTTTATAAGAAATATCCTGAGGGGGTGAGGAGGTATATATACACGACGAATGTGGTTGAGAATATAAATAGCAGGATAGAGCTGATAAGGGTAAATACAGGGGGATATTTTCAATCAATCAAGACAGCAGAGGTTGCGATATACATAACAGTAAGTCGGATTCAGAAAACGAGATGGCAAAAACCACTTCCTTTAATTAAGTCTGCTTTATACGAATTGAGGCAAATGTTTGTAAAGAGATTTTATAAGGAGACACAATTCTCTTGA
- a CDS encoding 4Fe-4S dicluster domain-containing protein: MEKEVNVIKLDEEFMKEFWEELEAMGMPVKELRECIQCGRCAATCPMALAGLEYFIKRIVHASMLGLKEIFLDDSSVWGCQSCNRCVEVCPMDIKPYELIQAIRRVCFREYAMPSNTIDGLRNYYERGHAVIVKGFEERRKKVGLPEMPPTVIGNEEMRKKFQEVMKQTALAEVAPFPLD, from the coding sequence ATGGAGAAGGAAGTGAATGTTATAAAGTTAGACGAGGAGTTTATGAAGGAGTTTTGGGAAGAGCTTGAGGCGATGGGGATGCCTGTTAAGGAGTTGAGGGAGTGTATCCAGTGTGGTAGGTGTGCGGCAACTTGTCCGATGGCGTTAGCTGGGTTGGAGTATTTTATCAAGAGGATAGTGCATGCGAGCATGTTGGGGTTGAAGGAGATATTTTTGGATGATTCATCGGTGTGGGGGTGTCAGAGTTGTAACCGGTGTGTGGAGGTATGTCCGATGGACATTAAGCCATATGAGTTGATACAGGCGATAAGGAGGGTGTGTTTTAGGGAGTATGCGATGCCATCTAACACGATAGATGGTTTGAGGAACTATTATGAGAGGGGGCATGCGGTGATAGTTAAGGGATTTGAGGAGAGGAGGAAGAAGGTGGGGTTACCTGAGATGCCACCTACGGTGATAGGGAATGAGGAGATGAGGAAGAAGTTTCAGGAGGTAATGAAGCAGACAGCGTTAGCAGAGGTAGCACCGTTTCCACTTGACTAA
- a CDS encoding serine hydrolase domain-containing protein, with protein sequence MKILNRLFELLNEGVKKEVFPGAVAGVYYQQRRYIVGAGYQALTPYTEPVEENTIFDLASLTKPLALVLGFLDCLAKNSKIADLFSPVKNYLDLKPPLSEIPVYRFFNHTSGLKAWYPFYQEILEKRPEKPLEYIIRKIEEMPLEYTPGEKSLYSDLGYFMLTYLLENLSGEPLEKIFEQAKKRISLGKKSFIGFNPLKKGIDQEYIAPTSVCPWGKKLLRGVVEDENTRALGGVSGVAGLFGNIYGVLDVLEFLLKAYQQEESVFSEHLRTFVNFREKNSEYALGFMLPNPKEKEILKDKISPNTLRHTGFTGTSFLIDFDQGIIIVLLSNRVHPTRDNLKIRDFRHYFHQQVMEALN encoded by the coding sequence ATGAAAATCCTGAACAGACTCTTTGAGCTTTTAAACGAAGGGGTAAAAAAAGAGGTTTTCCCTGGTGCAGTTGCAGGGGTTTACTATCAACAGAGGCGATACATAGTTGGGGCTGGTTATCAGGCTTTAACCCCATATACCGAACCTGTAGAAGAAAACACCATCTTTGACCTTGCCTCCCTTACCAAGCCTTTAGCCTTGGTGTTGGGATTTTTAGATTGTTTAGCTAAAAACTCCAAGATAGCAGACCTTTTTTCTCCTGTAAAAAATTACCTGGACCTTAAACCTCCTCTTTCTGAAATTCCCGTTTATCGTTTTTTTAACCATACCTCAGGTCTCAAAGCATGGTACCCTTTTTATCAGGAAATTTTAGAAAAAAGACCAGAAAAGCCCTTAGAATATATAATAAGAAAAATAGAAGAAATGCCTTTGGAATATACTCCTGGGGAGAAAAGCTTATATTCAGACCTTGGTTACTTTATGTTAACCTATCTCTTAGAAAACTTATCTGGAGAACCTTTAGAAAAAATCTTTGAACAGGCTAAAAAAAGAATTTCTTTAGGAAAAAAGTCTTTTATAGGTTTTAATCCTCTAAAAAAAGGAATAGACCAGGAATATATAGCCCCTACCTCTGTTTGCCCCTGGGGTAAAAAACTATTGAGAGGAGTTGTTGAAGACGAAAACACCCGGGCTTTGGGTGGGGTTTCTGGGGTAGCAGGGCTATTTGGTAACATCTACGGAGTTCTTGATGTTTTAGAATTTTTGCTAAAGGCTTATCAACAAGAGGAATCGGTTTTTTCTGAGCATTTAAGAACTTTTGTAAATTTTAGGGAAAAAAATTCTGAATATGCCTTAGGTTTTATGTTGCCCAATCCTAAGGAAAAAGAAATTTTGAAGGATAAAATTTCTCCTAATACTTTGAGACACACCGGTTTTACCGGGACCTCCTTTTTGATAGACTTTGACCAGGGAATTATCATCGTACTTTTGTCAAACAGGGTGCATCCTACCAGGGACAACCTAAAAATAAGGGATTTTAGGCATTATTTTCATCAACAGGTTATGGAAGCCCTTAACTGA
- the proC gene encoding pyrroline-5-carboxylate reductase, with protein sequence MATIGFIGGGMMAEAIIKGLLDKGLFSPENIFVSEPVAERREYLSSTYKVHTVDQNEKVLKGCAKIILAVKPQVMKKVLEEIKEHIDIEKHLLITIAAGLPISFYEKLLPQGTRLIRVMPNTCAIVHKSISALTKGSFATEEDLTSAEKLFSAIGETVVVGEELIDAVTALSGSGPAYVALFIESLVDGGVRAGLPRPLAEKLALATVVGSVEMMKKLKKNPYEIKAMVTSPAGTTITALEVFYQKGFPGTVIEAIYKAYLRSKELSEAFS encoded by the coding sequence ATGGCTACGATAGGTTTTATCGGCGGGGGAATGATGGCAGAGGCTATCATCAAAGGATTGTTAGACAAAGGACTTTTTAGTCCAGAAAACATTTTTGTTTCTGAACCGGTGGCAGAAAGACGCGAATACCTGAGCTCTACCTATAAAGTCCACACCGTAGACCAAAATGAAAAGGTTTTAAAAGGTTGTGCAAAAATAATTTTGGCGGTAAAACCGCAGGTAATGAAAAAAGTTTTGGAAGAGATAAAAGAACATATCGATATAGAAAAGCATCTTTTAATTACCATCGCTGCAGGACTTCCGATCAGTTTTTACGAAAAATTATTACCTCAAGGGACAAGACTCATCAGGGTTATGCCGAATACCTGTGCCATCGTGCATAAAAGCATAAGTGCTTTAACCAAGGGAAGCTTTGCTACTGAAGAGGACTTAACTTCGGCAGAAAAGCTTTTTTCTGCCATAGGTGAAACGGTGGTGGTAGGAGAAGAGCTGATTGATGCAGTAACTGCTCTTTCAGGAAGTGGACCTGCTTATGTAGCTTTGTTTATAGAGTCTTTAGTAGACGGAGGGGTAAGAGCAGGTTTGCCAAGGCCTCTGGCAGAAAAGCTGGCCCTGGCAACTGTTGTAGGCTCGGTAGAAATGATGAAAAAACTAAAAAAGAACCCCTATGAAATCAAAGCCATGGTAACCTCTCCTGCCGGAACCACCATAACCGCTTTAGAGGTTTTTTACCAAAAGGGATTTCCTGGAACAGTAATCGAGGCCATATATAAGGCTTACCTAAGAAGTAAAGAACTAAGCGAAGCTTTCAGTTAA
- a CDS encoding hydrogenase iron-sulfur subunit, producing MSWEPKIVVIACNWCTYAAADLAGSLRYSYPPTAYIVRVPCSGRVEPEFIVEALKTGADAVLVGGUPPGDCHYRSGNYKALRRFKLLKRVLEELGVEGDRVRLEWISGSEGKKFADIITEMDAKVRELGPNPMKGV from the coding sequence ATGAGTTGGGAGCCAAAGATAGTGGTTATAGCTTGTAACTGGTGTACCTATGCTGCGGCAGACCTGGCAGGTAGTTTAAGATATAGTTATCCACCTACAGCATATATAGTAAGGGTTCCCTGTAGTGGTAGGGTAGAGCCTGAGTTTATAGTAGAGGCTTTAAAAACAGGAGCAGACGCTGTGTTAGTGGGTGGCTGACCTCCTGGGGACTGTCATTACCGGTCAGGTAATTACAAGGCATTGAGGCGTTTTAAGCTTTTGAAGAGGGTGTTAGAGGAGTTGGGAGTGGAAGGAGACAGGGTGAGGCTTGAGTGGATATCAGGTAGTGAGGGTAAGAAGTTTGCGGACATAATAACGGAGATGGATGCCAAGGTAAGGGAACTAGG
- a CDS encoding CoB--CoM heterodisulfide reductase iron-sulfur subunit B family protein: MKRVGLFLGCNIPLRRPDIEYSMRYLLKELGVEVVDLEGATCCPAFGTMPSVDLVGWCVGSAWNMAIAEGKGLEVMVTGCGSCYGSLNEARYHMEKHPEIKEKVNEILGSVGMRYEGKVKVYNIYNYIYDFIGLEELRKAVKYPLNGMVCGVQVGCHNLWPSKAYPANDENTFQPRRLREICEALGGVAPWYSMMTDCCGMGALGSLARDKSWSLFKKKASKMIEEINPEVFVTGCSSCLLRFDNDQAQMKKEGVIDFEVPAVHVAQLVALALGAEPEKAVGLAEVPVDKVVEKIRAGGK; the protein is encoded by the coding sequence ATGAAGAGGGTAGGATTGTTTTTAGGATGTAACATACCGTTGAGGAGGCCGGATATAGAGTATTCGATGAGGTATTTGTTGAAGGAGTTGGGGGTGGAGGTAGTGGATTTAGAGGGAGCGACATGTTGTCCGGCGTTTGGGACGATGCCATCGGTGGATTTAGTGGGGTGGTGTGTGGGATCAGCGTGGAACATGGCGATAGCAGAGGGTAAGGGATTAGAGGTGATGGTAACGGGGTGTGGTAGTTGTTATGGGAGTTTGAATGAGGCGAGATATCACATGGAGAAGCATCCTGAGATAAAGGAGAAGGTTAACGAGATACTGGGAAGTGTGGGTATGAGGTATGAGGGGAAGGTGAAGGTGTACAACATATACAATTATATATATGATTTTATTGGGTTAGAGGAGTTGAGGAAGGCGGTGAAGTATCCGTTGAATGGGATGGTATGTGGGGTGCAGGTAGGGTGTCACAATTTATGGCCGAGCAAGGCGTATCCGGCGAATGATGAGAATACGTTTCAGCCGAGGAGGTTGAGGGAGATATGTGAGGCGTTAGGAGGGGTAGCGCCGTGGTATAGCATGATGACAGATTGTTGTGGTATGGGTGCGTTGGGTAGTTTAGCGAGGGACAAGTCTTGGAGTTTGTTTAAGAAGAAGGCGAGTAAGATGATAGAGGAGATAAATCCTGAGGTATTTGTGACGGGGTGTAGTAGTTGTTTGTTGAGGTTTGACAACGATCAGGCTCAGATGAAGAAGGAGGGGGTAATAGATTTTGAGGTACCGGCGGTGCATGTGGCGCAGTTGGTTGCGTTGGCGTTGGGGGCGGAGCCGGAGAAGGCGGTAGGTTTGGCAGAGGTGCCAGTAGACAAGGTGGTAGAAAAAATAAGAGCAGGAGGTAAGTGA